Sequence from the Nocardiopsis sp. YSL2 genome:
GCAGCAGTCCGCCCGCCGACGGGCCGATCGCCAGGGCCAGGCCGACCGACCCCGCCCAGATGCCGATGGCCCGACCGCGCTGTTCGGGCGGGAACACGTTGGTGATGATCGACAGGGTCTGCGGCATCACCATGGACGCGCCGAACCCCATGACGGCGCGGGCCAGGATCAGTTGCTCGGGGCTCTGGGAGTAGGCCGACAGGGCCGAGGCCGCCCCGAACACCACCAGGCCCGCCACCAGCAGGCGCCTGCGCCCCCACCGGTCCCCCAGCACACCGAACGTGAACAGCAGCCCCGCGAACACGAGGGTGTAGGAGTTGATCGCCCAGGCCAGCTGGGACTGGCTCGCCCCCAACCCGAGTGCGGGGTCGGAGAGCACTCTCAGTGCCACGTTGAGGATCGTGTTGTCGGCGACGATCACCAACAGGCAGATGATCAGCACCGCCAGTCCGCCCCACCTGCGCCGATACCCCGTCTGCCGATCCACGGACACCTCCGATGTGAGCTGGGACTCCACGCCCCGTGACACTCAGGGCTATCGGGAATGCGGCGCCCGCGCAAACGGGTTGTATCCCAAGGAATTCGGCGTCGGGACGCCGTGCGATGATGCTGTCGTGCGGCGCGCCGCACACCCTTGGCCCCCGAGGGCCCTTCGCGCCCGAGCGCGACAACTCGTCCATACGTCCGGAGACACCCCCGAGGTGCTTCGAGACAACGGAGGAATTCACACATGAACACCACAGCCAAGGCTTCCACCGGCGGGAACACCCTGTACGGCGGAGTGACCTCCCGACGCGTCACGGTCCGCGACCTGGCCGCCGCCAAGCGGCGCGGCGAGCGCTGGCCGATGCTCACCGCCTACGACGCCCTCACCGCCCGGGTCTTCGACGAGGCGGGCATCCCCGTCCTGCTCGTCGGCGACTCCGCGGCCAACGTCGTCTACGGCTACGACACCACCGTTCCCGTCACCATGGACGAGCTCGTCCCGCTCACGGCCGCCGTCGCGCGCTCCACCCAGCGGGCACTGGTCGTGGCGGACCTGCCGTTCGGCTCCTACCAGGGCTCGCCCCAGCAGGCCCTGGAAGCGGCCAGCCGCTTCATGAAGGAGGGCCGGGCCCAGGCGGTCAAGCTGGAGGGCGGCCACACGGTGGCCCACCAGGTCGAACTGCTGGTCTCCGCCGGCATCCCGGTCATGGGCCACGTCGGCCTGACCCCGCAGTCGGTCAACACGCTGGGCGGCTACCGGGTCCAGGGGCGCGGCGAGGCCGCGGCCGACCTGCTCAAGGACGCCAAGGAGCTGGAGCGCGCGGGCGCGTTCTCACTCGTGCTGGAGTGTGTGCCCTCCGAGCTGGCCGCGCAGGTCACCGAGCAGCTGTCCATCCCCACCATCGGCATCGGCGCGGGCCCGTCCACGGACGCCCAGGTGCTGGTGTGGCAGGACATGGCGGGACTCAGCCCCAAGGTGGCCAAGTTCGTCAAGGCCTACGCCAACCTCAACGAGACGCTGCGCGAGGCCGCGTCGAGCTTCGCCGACGACGTCGTCCAGGGTGCCTTCCCCGAGGAGCGCCACTCCTACAGCGCCTGACCCGGTCGCGGCCGGTCCGGCCGCACCACCGCACCACCGCCGTACCGCCGGTCGGGTCCGTCC
This genomic interval carries:
- the panB gene encoding 3-methyl-2-oxobutanoate hydroxymethyltransferase; translation: MNTTAKASTGGNTLYGGVTSRRVTVRDLAAAKRRGERWPMLTAYDALTARVFDEAGIPVLLVGDSAANVVYGYDTTVPVTMDELVPLTAAVARSTQRALVVADLPFGSYQGSPQQALEAASRFMKEGRAQAVKLEGGHTVAHQVELLVSAGIPVMGHVGLTPQSVNTLGGYRVQGRGEAAADLLKDAKELERAGAFSLVLECVPSELAAQVTEQLSIPTIGIGAGPSTDAQVLVWQDMAGLSPKVAKFVKAYANLNETLREAASSFADDVVQGAFPEERHSYSA